The DNA sequence CACAAGACCGCGCAGTACACCGCTGATCAAAGCTTGCACCGGCTCCCCGCCGACATAGAGCACTGTGTCTCCAATACTCACAGGCTCGCCCAGTTTTTTCGCATGCCTGACAGGGCCGGCCTTCGGCGCTCTGAGCACCCGCTCCTGCCTGAACCCGTCGGTCGCTCCAGGCATGCCTGTGTAAGCTTCAGCCTGACCGCTGTAAATTACCTTTCCCAGGTTGTGGCCCCTATTGCTTTCGACAACCGCATGCACCTCTTCGGGGGCTCTGAAGTCAGGGCCGACACCTATCACCAGCGGCGCCTCGCTCTTTTGCGTTCCCGTATTCCTCTTGGCCATCACTGCGTCTATAACGACGTGAGGCTTTATCTCGCCAACGATCTTCCACAAGGGATCCACTAACACGCCAATGCTCCCCGCCCTCCAGACCTTATCGAGCGCTGAGAAATCCGCTATACGCTCCGCACGCACGCCTTCCACTTCCATAGACCCTTCATAGACGGCCTCGCAAAAGGCTACACCTCTTCGTACCGCGAGCGGCTTTGCTATCTCGGTCATTGCTATCTTCTTGACGCCGGCCATGAAAAGGCGGTGAGCAATGCCGGTCGCCATCTCTCCTGCCCCTTTGACTACGACTGTGAGGGCGTTCATGCTATTTGCTCTTTCCAAAAAAACAGTTGGGATAATGGCACTCCGCGCAGTTCGTGCAGAGTCCCCCGTGACCCAGCTTCAGTATATCACTTTTGGTGATCTTGACACCAGCAAGGACCCACGGAAGAATTATATCCAGGACAGTGCTCTTGCTATAGTAAACGCACGCAGGAGCTCCAAGAATGTATTTCCCTTTGCGTCGCGCTATAAGAAACATCGCTCCCGGGAAGACCGGTGCGCCGTAAAGCTGTATTCGGGCCCCTGTCGCTGCGACACCTTCTTTCGTTACGTCATCAGGGTCCACGGATAGCCCTCCGGTGGTTATCACAATGTCAGCACCTTTCTGCAGGAGACGCAGAATGGCATCCCTGATTGCACCAACATCATCCGGTGTGAACTCTTTCCCTATCATCTCCAGGCCGTAATTCCTGAGCCTTTCCTCGACGAGCGGTGAACCGTCTTTTATTCTCCCGCTGAAGACCTCAGTGCCTGTCACCACAAGACCGCCCTTCGTCGACTTAAAAGGCAGTATTCTAATGACCCCTTGTCTGCCGGTCTGCTCCGCTTGCTGCAACGCCGCCTCACCAATATAAAGCGGCAGGATGCGCGTAGCCGCAATCATGTCCCCGGCCTTGACAGGGTAGCGGTCAGGCACCGTTGTAAAGGCAACCTCCTTAACGCTGTTGAGCGCGTAGAGCTTTCTTGTATTGACAGAAACAAGCCCCCGCACTTTACTTATGAGATTGATCCTGCCCTCCCTGGGGGGCGTGAGTTCCATGTGTGCGTCCATCGCCGCCTGAGCAATACGACGTGCAGCTTCGTCTTCATGCACCTCCTTTTCATTGCCCTCGGTCACGTATACGTAATTCTTCCCCAGGTCCATGAGCCGTTCCACGTCCTGGAGTTCAATGATTCTTCCGCGTTCGAAGGCCACGCCCTTCTTCTTCTGCGGTATAATTTCCGTAACGTCGTGAGCCAGCACAAGGCCGACTGCGTCCTGTACCTTAACCTTTTTCAATCGTATACCCCCTATTCCTCAAAAGATCGATATCGTCCTCCGTATCGAGATCCAGGAGAATCCCCTCGTCTCCTTCAACGTAGAGTATGTCTTGAGCATGCTTCTCGATGATAGGCTTTAGCGCGGTCTCTCCTTTGAGAGAGCGCGTTTCATCAAGATAGCTCGTAACGTCTATGAGTACAGGATGACCCTTCTGCCCCTTATAGACCGGCAAGACGATCCGGTGCGTACCCTGAGAGAAAGAATCCAGTATACGCCGAAGCGTCTCTGGCTTCACAAAAGGCTTGTCGCCGAGGTGCAACAAAAGAGGGCGCCCGGGCTCAAGGAAGGGCAGCACTGCCCTCACCGACGCCGACATGCCTTCCTCAAAGTCACTGTTGTGGACAAGCCTCACGGGCACATCTCTGAGGAGATGTTCGATACGTTCCCGCTGAAAGCCCGTGACCACAAAAACCGTACCCAGATCCATATCCAAAAAAGGGCGCAGGGTGCGCTTCAGGACCGGTTCACCATCAACTGTCAAGAAGAGCTTGTTCACTCCCAGTCTTCTTGATGAGCCGGCGGCCAGGATAACCGTGTCAATTCTTCCTGTTCTTCTTATTTCGCTCATATCAGCAGGGGATCCTCGCTTAGTCGCAGAGAAATCCGAACATGTAGTCTGCAAGAATTAAGAATGCGCTGAACAGGAGGTGAATCGCTTACGTCCGACTGGTCAACACTTTTGGATTTGCTTGTTCAAATCTGTAATCAATGCGTCAACATCGATGCCGTGCACCTTTGCGCCCTGTTCGATGTTCTCAAATAGCGCCGCCTGACAACCGACACAACCCAGCCCGTATCGTTCGAAGGTTGCACGCGTCTCAGGGTACTTCTGGACGACTTCTTCAATCGTCATCTGTTTACTTATCATGAGAAGCTCCTTTGATCCTCAATCTAAACCTGACGAAGCGAGGAAGCGGAAATACCAAAGCTATATCTTGTCCTCCACATCTTCGCATCATCGCTTCTTCGCATCCTCCATTTTCAAAACACGTCGGCTGAGAACACATAGATATTGGTTCCTTTCGACTTCCAGGCATCTTTGTCCAACCCGGCCTTCATGCACGCATACTCCAAGAACGTGGTTCTGTCCCAGCCGTACTCGACAGCCACCTGCGGCAGGAGCAAGCCTGTGTCAGACCCCTTCTCTATGTACAGCCCATGCACTCCCACTCTTATATCTTCGACATTCTCGACCTTCTGCATCGGCGTCAGGACAGAGATCTCGATCTCCGTCGCCTTCCATTCACCGGCGTCCAGGGGCGCAAACCTCGGATCGTGAAATGCCGCTTGCCTGGCCATTTCCCTGATCGTCTCGTCCAGGGGCAGAAACCCTTTGATGTGACCTATGCAACCTTTAAGCTGTCCGTACGTTTTCAGGCAAACAAAGGCTCCCATCTTCTCCTTCAGTTTCTGCGGCACAGCCATAGGCTTCTCTTTTCTTCCGAAGAGGCTACTCTCGATGGTCTCCTTCACCAATTCCTTCATGAGCGTCCGTTCCTCATCGGTGAAATGAAGATCGGTTCCTACCTTCTTGCCGCAATTTGCCTTCATACCTATACCTTCGTTGTCGCTACGTCCCAAGCCCTTCATCCTCTTGATAAAAGACGGCGGAGATGTATCCTACCACAGATGCTTTGTCTCCTGATACATCCCCTGAGTTTGCGTATTTCAGGACTTTCGCAGCATTCGCCCCCAACTTTCGTGAGACTGCCATGGTTGCGACGACAGCTCCGGCTCCGCACGCCTCGCACTTGTCCGCTTCAAGATCGCTGGTGAGTCCCGCGATATCGAAGCTACCCAGATTGCGCGCCACCTGCCCGTCCAGTTCCAGAGCATGGGCGTACGGATAATAGTGAGAAAGATCCGTGCTGCCTATAACAAGAGACTTTGTCCCAATCCTGCGGATAACCTTGGAGAGCGCCGAAGCCAACTCCCGCGAAACACCACTATCCTGAGTTCCCATGATCAGAGGAACCATCCTGAACTCCTGCAGCACAACCTGAAGGAAGGGAAGCTGCACCTCAAGAGAGTGTTCTCCTTTATGCACCTGAGTGTTCGCCTGAACGACCTTGCTCTCCTTGACGAGCTCGGATGCGAACTCTTCGTCGATCTGTACGATCCCGAGCGGCGTCCTGTAACCGCCCCGTTCCTGGACCGCTGCTCCTTCAAAATAGGCCTTATGGCTGGGCGCTATAATGATCACTGTGTCATACTTACGCATGAGCAGCGCCTTATATCCCCAGGCGGCCACCGCCCCCGAATACATGTAACCCGCGTGCGGCGAGACCATGCCCTTGATATCTCCCCTTATCTCTTCAGGCGAAGCCTGCTTCAGGTAGACTTCGATGTCGTCCAATAGAGCTTTCGGGTCGGCCGGATAAAACATCCCGCTGACTGCCGGTTCTCGTAACATCACGTTAATATTTTAGACCATACGGCGGGATAGTCAAATAAAATGTAA is a window from the Syntrophorhabdales bacterium genome containing:
- the amrA gene encoding AmmeMemoRadiSam system protein A, encoding MGRSDNEGIGMKANCGKKVGTDLHFTDEERTLMKELVKETIESSLFGRKEKPMAVPQKLKEKMGAFVCLKTYGQLKGCIGHIKGFLPLDETIREMARQAAFHDPRFAPLDAGEWKATEIEISVLTPMQKVENVEDIRVGVHGLYIEKGSDTGLLLPQVAVEYGWDRTTFLEYACMKAGLDKDAWKSKGTNIYVFSADVF
- a CDS encoding molybdopterin-binding protein, which gives rise to MKKVKVQDAVGLVLAHDVTEIIPQKKKGVAFERGRIIELQDVERLMDLGKNYVYVTEGNEKEVHEDEAARRIAQAAMDAHMELTPPREGRINLISKVRGLVSVNTRKLYALNSVKEVAFTTVPDRYPVKAGDMIAATRILPLYIGEAALQQAEQTGRQGVIRILPFKSTKGGLVVTGTEVFSGRIKDGSPLVEERLRNYGLEMIGKEFTPDDVGAIRDAILRLLQKGADIVITTGGLSVDPDDVTKEGVAATGARIQLYGAPVFPGAMFLIARRKGKYILGAPACVYYSKSTVLDIILPWVLAGVKITKSDILKLGHGGLCTNCAECHYPNCFFGKSK
- a CDS encoding nucleotidyltransferase family protein, with the protein product MSEIRRTGRIDTVILAAGSSRRLGVNKLFLTVDGEPVLKRTLRPFLDMDLGTVFVVTGFQRERIEHLLRDVPVRLVHNSDFEEGMSASVRAVLPFLEPGRPLLLHLGDKPFVKPETLRRILDSFSQGTHRIVLPVYKGQKGHPVLIDVTSYLDETRSLKGETALKPIIEKHAQDILYVEGDEGILLDLDTEDDIDLLRNRGYTIEKG
- the amrB gene encoding AmmeMemoRadiSam system protein B; translation: MLREPAVSGMFYPADPKALLDDIEVYLKQASPEEIRGDIKGMVSPHAGYMYSGAVAAWGYKALLMRKYDTVIIIAPSHKAYFEGAAVQERGGYRTPLGIVQIDEEFASELVKESKVVQANTQVHKGEHSLEVQLPFLQVVLQEFRMVPLIMGTQDSGVSRELASALSKVIRRIGTKSLVIGSTDLSHYYPYAHALELDGQVARNLGSFDIAGLTSDLEADKCEACGAGAVVATMAVSRKLGANAAKVLKYANSGDVSGDKASVVGYISAVFYQEDEGLGT
- the yqeB gene encoding selenium-dependent molybdenum cofactor biosynthesis protein YqeB: MNALTVVVKGAGEMATGIAHRLFMAGVKKIAMTEIAKPLAVRRGVAFCEAVYEGSMEVEGVRAERIADFSALDKVWRAGSIGVLVDPLWKIVGEIKPHVVIDAVMAKRNTGTQKSEAPLVIGVGPDFRAPEEVHAVVESNRGHNLGKVIYSGQAEAYTGMPGATDGFRQERVLRAPKAGPVRHAKKLGEPVSIGDTVLYVGGEPVQALISGVLRGLVREIEVEKREKVGDIDPRAERINCYTISDKARAIAGGVLEAIMHHYNGSDA
- a CDS encoding DUF1858 domain-containing protein, with amino-acid sequence MISKQMTIEEVVQKYPETRATFERYGLGCVGCQAALFENIEQGAKVHGIDVDALITDLNKQIQKC